A stretch of DNA from candidate division WOR-3 bacterium:
TTTTCTAATTCATAACGGATGAAGTTACTTCCAATGAAACCGCATCCTCCTGTAATAAGAATTGTTAATTTATTGTCTTTTTTCATTTTGATCGAACTTTTCTGCTAAGGTAAACGCTGGTAGTTTTTTATCTTTCTCTGATAAAATAGGTTCTCCAGAAAGGGGCCAATTAATATTTATTTCAGGATCATTCCATAAGATTCCTCTTTCGTGTTCCTTTGAGTATTCTTTGCTTACTTTGTATATTATTTCTGCTTCTTCACTTAAAACGAGATAACCATGTGCGAATCCTTCTGGGATATAAATAGCATTTTTCCCCCTTGAAGATAAGTAAACTCCCACCCATTTTCCATAGAAAGGAGAATTCTTTCTTATATCAACCACAACATCGAAAATTTTACCTCTTATACAGCTTACGAGCTTCGCCTGCTCATAAGGAGGAATCTGGTAATGTAACCCTCTAAGGACATTTTTTTTAGATTTAGAGTAATTCTCTTGGACAAAATCAATCCTAATACCAGCTTTATCAAAAAGGGATTTTTTGTAAGTTTCTGCAAATAAACCTCTTTTGTCTTTGAGAACTTTAGGGCTTATGAGAATTACATCGGGAATGGAAAGTTTTTTAAACGTCATTTTTCCTAAAACTTATTGTTTGTTGTTTTATGAATTTTATAAGATCTTCTTTCCAGTGAGGCATTATATTCAAATTTTGCAATTTGAGTAGATAATTTTCGAGAACGGAATTTTTTGGTCTTTTTGCAAGAGATTTAAATTCTTCGCTTTTAATTCCTTTAAGTTTGATTATTTCCTTAAATTTGCTTTTTAGCTCTTTATTTTCCATTTTTAGAATAATAGATTCTTTATCTTTCTTTTCTATTTTATAACCCAATTCTTTTAGAATTTCAAGGGCAAATTCAAACCAAGAACATTTTCCTTCTGAGGAACAATGATATGTTCCGTAAAGTTCAGTGCTTAAAAGTTTTTCTATCTGATTAATTACGCTTACCGTCCAAGTTGGAGAACCAAATTGGTCGTTAACCACTTTAATTTCTTCATTTGTTTTGGCAAGCTGAATTATTTTCTTTATGAAATTTATTCCATTTTTTCCATAGAGCCAGGCTATACGGAGGATAAAGAAGTTATTTAGTTGTTCTTTAACGAAGATTTCGCCCAAAAGTTTTGTTTTCCCATAGATGTTTATCGGACTTGGTTGGTCGTATTCATAATAAGGTTCTTCTTTCTCTCCACTAAAAACATAATCAGTGCTTATATAAAAAAATTTAGCATTGATTTTTCTTGCTACTATAGAAAGGTTTCTTGTGCCCAGGGAATTCACTTTAAAGGCTTTTTCTTTTTCTTTTTCGCATCCATCTACATCAGTATAAGCTGCAGTATGAATTATTATCTGAGGTTTTACCTTTTTAATACAATTTTCTGTAGTTTTAAAATCGGTAATATCAAAGTCTTTTAGGTCCGCCCCAAAAGTTCTATAATTCTTGGATAATATCTCAACTAACTCGGAACCGAGCTGTCCTTCTGCTCCAGTAATTAGTATGGATTTAGGATAAGACATTTCTTATCTTTAAAGATAGAGGGGAGGGAAAATTTGTCAATAGAGATGGTTAAAAGAACATACTGACAACCCCCCATTTTTTTCATAAAGACACCTCCATTTCGGGAAAGAGGCTTATAAATTTCGTCTTCTCGTTGGATTCCAACCGTACT
This window harbors:
- the rfbD gene encoding dTDP-4-dehydrorhamnose reductase, coding for MSYPKSILITGAEGQLGSELVEILSKNYRTFGADLKDFDITDFKTTENCIKKVKPQIIIHTAAYTDVDGCEKEKEKAFKVNSLGTRNLSIVARKINAKFFYISTDYVFSGEKEEPYYEYDQPSPINIYGKTKLLGEIFVKEQLNNFFILRIAWLYGKNGINFIKKIIQLAKTNEEIKVVNDQFGSPTWTVSVINQIEKLLSTELYGTYHCSSEGKCSWFEFALEILKELGYKIEKKDKESIILKMENKELKSKFKEIIKLKGIKSEEFKSLAKRPKNSVLENYLLKLQNLNIMPHWKEDLIKFIKQQTISFRKNDV
- the rfbC gene encoding dTDP-4-dehydrorhamnose 3,5-epimerase → MTFKKLSIPDVILISPKVLKDKRGLFAETYKKSLFDKAGIRIDFVQENYSKSKKNVLRGLHYQIPPYEQAKLVSCIRGKIFDVVVDIRKNSPFYGKWVGVYLSSRGKNAIYIPEGFAHGYLVLSEEAEIIYKVSKEYSKEHERGILWNDPEININWPLSGEPILSEKDKKLPAFTLAEKFDQNEKRQ